A window of the Microvirga terrae genome harbors these coding sequences:
- a CDS encoding D-alanyl-D-alanine carboxypeptidase family protein translates to MNVSRALRVTAFALAALMGGSALAAGGPALVVELESGRVLHAERATDPWYPASITKLMTAYVALDKVRSGQMSMETLLTVTDGAAALPPSKMGFKPGTEIRLDNALKIMMVKSANDIAATIAENIGGSIDGFAELMNAHAQRLGMMSSHFANPHGLPDDRNQTSARDMAVLARALLLEFPQYRDLFDIGAVQFGRRIMRNTNGLIGRYPGADGMKTGFICSAGFNVVASATRNGRHLITVVLGAPSANERTIKAAELFDRGFSSKVNFTNPELAALPASANATPPDMRPVICDRRGPMPQEEDAPAVAETDSNIPNLFSSEVMAFAGATTEKPVRTVLGPRTAVEPERVWIGLNPPSESELAAQAAAEDAAEQARKAKTKKATASKKAPAKGSAPKDAADKASDDQADDKEPVKTTAKGKDQPRASVAVKPVTGSSKPAAKTPADKTPADTKAKAPQKADAAAKPKSVAN, encoded by the coding sequence ATGAACGTTAGCCGAGCCCTCCGCGTGACAGCCTTTGCCCTTGCCGCCCTGATGGGTGGTTCGGCTCTGGCCGCCGGCGGCCCTGCTCTTGTCGTTGAACTCGAATCCGGCCGCGTGCTGCACGCGGAGCGGGCAACCGATCCCTGGTACCCGGCCTCGATCACCAAGCTGATGACCGCCTATGTGGCGCTCGACAAGGTGCGCTCCGGCCAGATGAGCATGGAGACGCTTCTGACCGTCACCGACGGTGCGGCGGCCCTGCCCCCGTCCAAGATGGGCTTCAAGCCCGGCACGGAGATCCGCCTCGACAACGCCCTCAAGATCATGATGGTGAAGTCGGCCAACGATATCGCGGCGACCATCGCGGAAAACATCGGCGGCTCGATCGACGGCTTCGCCGAGCTGATGAACGCCCATGCCCAGCGTCTCGGCATGATGAGCAGCCATTTCGCCAACCCGCACGGCCTGCCCGACGACCGCAACCAGACCTCGGCCCGGGACATGGCGGTTCTGGCCCGGGCGCTGCTGCTGGAATTTCCCCAGTACCGGGATCTGTTCGACATCGGGGCGGTACAGTTCGGCCGGCGCATCATGCGCAACACCAACGGGCTCATCGGCCGCTATCCGGGGGCCGACGGGATGAAGACCGGGTTCATCTGCTCGGCCGGCTTCAACGTGGTGGCCAGCGCCACCCGCAACGGCCGCCACCTCATCACGGTCGTGCTCGGCGCCCCCTCGGCCAACGAGCGCACCATCAAGGCGGCCGAGCTGTTCGACCGCGGCTTCAGCAGCAAGGTGAACTTCACCAATCCGGAACTCGCGGCCCTGCCCGCTTCGGCCAATGCCACGCCGCCGGACATGCGTCCGGTCATCTGCGACCGGCGCGGACCGATGCCGCAGGAAGAGGATGCACCGGCGGTCGCCGAGACCGACAGCAACATTCCGAACCTGTTCTCCTCCGAGGTGATGGCCTTTGCCGGAGCGACGACGGAAAAGCCCGTACGCACCGTGCTGGGGCCCCGCACGGCCGTCGAGCCCGAGCGCGTGTGGATCGGGCTCAATCCTCCCTCGGAATCCGAACTGGCCGCTCAGGCGGCCGCGGAAGACGCCGCCGAGCAGGCCCGTAAGGCGAAGACCAAGAAGGCAACCGCCTCCAAGAAGGCGCCAGCCAAGGGATCTGCTCCGAAGGACGCGGCCGACAAGGCGTCGGACGACCAGGCCGACGACAAGGAGCCCGTGAAGACGACGGCGAAAGGCAAGGATCAGCCGCGCGCCAGCGTCGCGGTCAAGCCGGTGACCGGCTCCTCGAAGCCGGCCGCCAAGACGCCTGCGGACAAGACGCCTGCCGACACGAAGGCGAAGGCGCCTCAGAAGGCGGACGCCGCCGCAAAGCCCAAATCCGTCGCGAACTGA
- a CDS encoding DMT family transporter has protein sequence MTTSLLWIPVTLAAAAAQTGRNATQRRLTETIGTVGATQVRFLYGLPFALLALVVMNLVTGEVVPGPNASFLAYALTGAVTQILATALMLAAMRERAFSVVTAYTKTEPVQVALFGLVLLGDHLTPAMALAILVATGGVLLMSVKPGTNLASSGPKPVLFGLASGAFFALAAIGFRGAILSLDGGSALIRASTTLVWGLGLQTVILLIWLGLFDRKALVASFAAWRPSLGAGFLGALASQFWFIGFALTTAANVRTLALVELLMAQAVSHRFLAQTTSRRELAGMLLILAGVGLLLWAQR, from the coding sequence ATGACAACATCCCTTCTCTGGATTCCGGTGACCCTGGCCGCCGCGGCTGCTCAGACCGGACGCAACGCCACCCAGCGCCGTCTGACCGAGACGATCGGAACCGTGGGTGCCACGCAGGTCCGTTTCCTCTACGGCCTGCCTTTCGCGCTTCTGGCCCTGGTCGTGATGAACCTCGTGACGGGAGAGGTTGTTCCGGGACCGAACGCAAGCTTTTTGGCCTATGCTCTCACCGGCGCCGTCACGCAGATTCTGGCCACGGCCCTCATGCTCGCGGCCATGCGGGAGCGCGCCTTCTCGGTGGTGACCGCCTATACGAAGACGGAACCGGTACAGGTGGCCCTGTTTGGCCTGGTGCTGCTGGGGGATCACCTGACGCCCGCCATGGCGCTGGCGATCCTGGTGGCGACAGGCGGGGTTCTGCTCATGTCCGTGAAGCCGGGCACGAATCTCGCCTCGTCCGGCCCGAAGCCCGTTCTCTTCGGCCTCGCCTCGGGAGCCTTCTTCGCCCTGGCGGCGATTGGCTTTCGCGGCGCCATCCTGTCGCTCGACGGGGGCTCCGCCCTGATCCGGGCGTCCACGACCCTTGTCTGGGGCTTAGGGTTGCAGACGGTCATCCTCCTGATCTGGCTCGGGCTCTTCGACCGCAAGGCCTTGGTGGCGAGCTTCGCGGCCTGGCGACCTTCCCTTGGAGCAGGCTTCCTCGGCGCGCTCGCGTCCCAGTTCTGGTTCATCGGCTTCGCGCTCACCACGGCCGCGAACGTGCGCACCCTCGCCCTCGTCGAACTCCTCATGGCGCAGGCGGTGTCCCACCGCTTCCTGGCGCAGACGACCAGCCGGCGGGAACTGGCCGGCATGCTGCTGATCCTGGCGGGGGTCGGGCTGCTCCTGTGGGCGCAACGTTAG
- a CDS encoding redoxin domain-containing protein: protein MTDAAEIAQPAYRVLQVGDPVPWFKQNSSSNPNYSFDSVAGRYVVLCFYGTGSDKVGRATLASFQEENRDLFDDDRIAIFGVSVDPSDEAEARAKQIVPGIRHFWDFDGAVGRLYGALPRNSPEGPSQIPIRRFWMVLNPTLRVRAVFPFEPDGSDRHKVMAYLRALPPVERFAGFEMPAPVLVIPDVFEPEFCQHLIGLYERHGGQESGFMREVGGKTVAVHDPNHKRRKDYTIEDANLIRQVQHRILRRINPEIERVHFFKPTRMERYIVSCYAAEDGGHFRAHRDNTTSGTAHRRFAVSINLNGDFEGGEVSFPEFGPRSYKAPPGGAVVFSCPLLHAVSRVTLGRRFAFLPFLYDEEAARIREANNAHLGEGVGAYKA, encoded by the coding sequence ATGACCGATGCCGCTGAGATCGCCCAACCCGCCTACCGCGTCCTCCAGGTCGGCGATCCGGTACCCTGGTTCAAACAGAACTCGTCCAGCAATCCGAACTACAGCTTCGATTCCGTGGCCGGGCGTTATGTCGTCCTGTGCTTCTACGGCACGGGCTCGGACAAGGTCGGGCGCGCGACCCTCGCGTCCTTTCAGGAGGAGAATCGGGATCTGTTCGACGACGACAGGATCGCGATCTTCGGCGTCAGCGTCGACCCGTCGGACGAGGCGGAAGCGCGGGCCAAGCAGATCGTCCCGGGCATCCGTCATTTCTGGGATTTCGACGGCGCCGTCGGGCGCCTCTACGGGGCGCTTCCGCGCAACAGCCCGGAGGGTCCGTCGCAGATCCCGATCCGACGCTTCTGGATGGTGCTCAATCCGACCCTGCGCGTGCGCGCCGTCTTCCCCTTCGAGCCGGACGGGAGCGACCGCCACAAGGTGATGGCCTACTTGCGGGCCCTGCCGCCGGTCGAGCGGTTCGCCGGCTTTGAGATGCCGGCGCCGGTGCTCGTCATCCCGGACGTGTTCGAGCCCGAATTCTGCCAACACCTGATCGGTCTCTACGAGCGGCATGGCGGGCAGGAATCGGGCTTCATGCGGGAAGTCGGCGGCAAGACCGTCGCGGTCCATGATCCGAACCACAAGCGGCGCAAGGATTACACGATCGAGGATGCGAACCTGATCCGGCAGGTGCAGCACCGCATCCTCCGTCGCATCAATCCGGAAATCGAGCGGGTGCATTTCTTCAAGCCCACCCGCATGGAGCGCTACATCGTCTCCTGCTACGCGGCGGAGGACGGCGGGCATTTCCGGGCGCACCGGGACAACACGACGAGCGGCACGGCCCATCGCCGCTTCGCCGTTTCCATCAATCTCAACGGCGATTTCGAAGGCGGCGAAGTCAGCTTCCCGGAATTCGGACCACGCAGCTACAAGGCTCCGCCCGGCGGGGCCGTGGTGTTCTCGTGCCCGCTGCTCCATGCGGTGTCGCGCGTCACGCTGGGCCGCCGCTTCGCCTTCCTGCCCTTCCTTTACGACGAGGAGGCGGCCAGGATCCGCGAGGCGAACAACGCCCATCTCGGCGAGGGCGTGGGGGCCTACAAGGCCTGA
- a CDS encoding NUDIX hydrolase: protein MIEIVAALVRDGRGHVLLVRKRGTESFMQPGGKREPGEADLHALARELREELGCGLVPGSATSLGLFEAPAANEPGRQVRAALYAVRLAGAIVCQAEIEEYAWIDPRDPGDVPLAPLTRDAILPLALSLEETCQAL from the coding sequence GTGATCGAGATCGTCGCCGCCCTGGTACGCGACGGGCGCGGCCATGTCCTGCTCGTGCGCAAGCGCGGCACGGAGAGCTTCATGCAGCCCGGCGGCAAGCGCGAGCCGGGCGAGGCCGACCTGCATGCCCTCGCCCGCGAACTGCGCGAGGAGCTCGGCTGCGGCCTCGTTCCGGGCTCCGCGACGAGCCTCGGCCTCTTCGAGGCGCCGGCGGCGAACGAGCCAGGGCGGCAGGTGCGGGCCGCCCTCTACGCGGTGAGGCTTGCCGGCGCGATCGTCTGCCAGGCCGAGATCGAGGAATACGCCTGGATCGACCCGCGCGATCCGGGCGACGTTCCGCTCGCCCCTCTCACGCGGGACGCCATCCTGCCGCTCGCCCTGTCCCTGGAGGAGACCTGTCAGGCCTTGTAG
- a CDS encoding TIGR00730 family Rossman fold protein: protein MRLCVFCGSSSGHDPVYLEAARSLGETMAAQGIELVYGGASVGLMGTVADAVLGRGGHVTGVMPQALVDKEIAHGGLSDLRVVGSMHERKALMAELADGFVALPGGLGTFEELFEVWTWAQLGYHRKPCALLNAGGFYDKLTDFLDDVVDRGFVKPVHRAMLIVENEPAALIEAVRAYEPPKVDKWIKAGER from the coding sequence ATGCGACTGTGTGTCTTCTGCGGCTCCAGCAGCGGCCACGACCCGGTCTATCTCGAGGCAGCCCGGTCCCTCGGCGAGACTATGGCCGCCCAAGGCATCGAACTGGTCTATGGCGGCGCCTCCGTGGGGCTCATGGGGACGGTGGCGGACGCCGTCCTGGGACGGGGCGGCCACGTGACCGGCGTGATGCCGCAGGCGCTGGTGGACAAGGAGATCGCCCATGGCGGATTGAGCGATCTGCGGGTGGTGGGCTCCATGCACGAGCGCAAGGCCCTGATGGCGGAGCTCGCCGACGGCTTCGTCGCCCTGCCCGGCGGGCTCGGCACCTTCGAGGAGTTGTTCGAGGTCTGGACCTGGGCGCAGCTCGGCTATCACCGCAAGCCCTGCGCGCTCCTGAACGCGGGCGGCTTCTACGACAAGCTGACCGACTTCCTGGACGACGTGGTCGATCGTGGCTTCGTGAAGCCGGTCCACCGGGCGATGCTGATCGTCGAGAACGAGCCCGCCGCCCTGATCGAGGCCGTGCGCGCCTATGAACCGCCCAAGGTCGACAAATGGATCAAGGCGGGCGAGCGGTGA
- a CDS encoding acetyl-CoA acetyltransferase, whose amino-acid sequence MTACIVGWAHTPFGKLDTETVESLIVRVANEALDHAGLQPEDVDEVVLGHFNGGFSAQDFTASLVFQASDKFRFKPATRVENACATGSAAVHQAIKTIEARRARTVLVVGVEQMTTTPGPEIGNILLKASYLPEDGGTPGGFAGVFGKIAGTYFQRYGDQSDALALIAAKNHRNGVDNPYAQMRKDLGFDFCRAESEKNPYVAGPLKRTDCSLVSDGAAALVLADTETALRMKRAVAFRATAHAQDFLPMSKRDIIEFEGCAEAWRRALSQAGIQLTDLSFVETHDCFTIAELIEYEAMGLTPRGQGATAVKEGWTNRDGRLPVNPSGGLKAKGHPIGATGVSMHALSAMQLCEEAGGIQVKNPVLGGVFNMGGAAVANYVSVLERIK is encoded by the coding sequence ATGACCGCCTGCATCGTCGGCTGGGCTCATACCCCGTTCGGCAAGCTCGACACCGAGACCGTCGAGAGCCTGATCGTCCGCGTCGCCAACGAGGCGCTGGACCATGCGGGGCTTCAGCCCGAGGACGTGGACGAAGTGGTGCTCGGCCACTTCAACGGCGGCTTCTCGGCCCAGGACTTCACCGCCTCCCTGGTGTTCCAGGCCAGCGACAAGTTCCGCTTCAAGCCGGCGACCCGGGTCGAGAATGCCTGCGCGACCGGCTCGGCGGCCGTGCATCAGGCGATCAAGACCATCGAGGCGCGGCGCGCCCGGACCGTGCTGGTGGTCGGCGTGGAGCAGATGACGACGACGCCCGGCCCCGAGATCGGCAACATCCTGCTCAAGGCCTCCTATCTGCCCGAGGACGGCGGCACGCCGGGCGGGTTCGCCGGCGTGTTCGGCAAGATCGCCGGCACCTACTTCCAGCGTTACGGCGACCAGTCCGACGCCCTGGCGCTGATCGCGGCCAAGAACCACAGGAATGGCGTCGACAATCCCTATGCGCAGATGCGCAAGGATCTGGGCTTCGATTTCTGCCGCGCCGAGAGCGAGAAGAATCCGTACGTGGCCGGTCCCCTCAAGCGCACCGACTGCTCGCTCGTGTCCGACGGCGCCGCCGCCCTGGTGCTGGCCGATACCGAGACGGCGTTGCGGATGAAGCGCGCGGTGGCCTTCCGGGCGACGGCCCACGCGCAGGATTTCCTGCCCATGTCGAAGCGCGACATCATCGAGTTCGAGGGCTGCGCGGAAGCCTGGCGGCGCGCGTTGTCTCAAGCGGGTATCCAGCTCACGGATCTGTCCTTTGTCGAGACCCACGACTGCTTCACCATCGCGGAGCTCATCGAATACGAGGCCATGGGCCTGACCCCGCGCGGCCAGGGCGCGACGGCCGTCAAGGAAGGCTGGACGAACCGCGACGGCAGGCTGCCGGTGAATCCCTCCGGCGGCCTCAAGGCCAAGGGCCATCCCATCGGCGCCACCGGCGTCTCCATGCATGCGCTCTCGGCCATGCAGCTCTGCGAGGAGGCCGGCGGCATCCAGGTGAAGAA